A window of Rhizobium acidisoli contains these coding sequences:
- a CDS encoding nitroreductase family protein, with amino-acid sequence MTKSNSRESQYPIDPMFLDRWSPRAFTGEIIEEAQLLSLLDAAHWAPSSSNQQPWRFIYALKGSEHWEKFVALLVDANQEWARNASALIFVVSRSFTGAAGSGEEKPSYTHSFDAGAAWGHLSLQARLSGFYAHGMGGIKHPEIMKSFGIPEGYRVEAGVAVGRLADKSVLSERNQAREFPSQRKPLAEVAFNGRFVAD; translated from the coding sequence ATGACCAAGAGCAATAGCCGCGAATCCCAATATCCGATCGATCCGATGTTTCTCGACCGCTGGTCGCCCCGCGCCTTCACCGGCGAAATTATCGAGGAAGCCCAACTGCTCAGCCTGCTCGATGCCGCCCATTGGGCGCCATCTTCGTCCAATCAGCAGCCCTGGCGTTTTATCTATGCGCTCAAGGGGTCGGAACATTGGGAGAAATTCGTCGCATTGCTCGTCGATGCCAATCAGGAGTGGGCCAGGAATGCATCGGCGCTGATCTTTGTCGTATCGCGCAGCTTCACCGGGGCTGCCGGTTCCGGCGAGGAGAAGCCCAGCTACACCCATTCCTTCGATGCCGGCGCGGCATGGGGCCACCTGTCGCTGCAGGCGCGCCTCTCCGGTTTCTACGCCCATGGCATGGGCGGCATCAAACACCCGGAAATCATGAAGAGCTTCGGCATTCCCGAAGGTTACCGGGTGGAAGCCGGCGTCGCGGTCGGCCGTCTGGCCGACAAGAGCGTTCTTTCCGAACGCAACCAGGCGCGCGAATTCCCCAGTCAGCGCAAACCGCTCGCCGAGGTCGCGTTCAACGGCCGTTTCGTCGCGGATTAA
- a CDS encoding DUF2218 domain-containing protein produces the protein MHLSQAVVRTEHASRYLQQLCKHWSHKFSVDFDPHKGRVPFSETAEVTFTADDAALTMVLSVADPEQQARMQGVIDDHLKRFAFREELDIVWTD, from the coding sequence ATGCATCTCTCCCAGGCTGTCGTGCGCACGGAACATGCAAGCCGCTATCTGCAGCAGCTTTGCAAACACTGGAGCCATAAATTCAGCGTCGATTTCGATCCGCACAAGGGCCGCGTGCCGTTCAGCGAGACGGCCGAGGTGACATTTACCGCCGACGATGCGGCGCTGACCATGGTGCTTTCCGTCGCCGACCCCGAGCAGCAGGCAAGGATGCAGGGCGTCATCGACGATCATCTGAAGCGCTTCGCCTTTCGCGAGGAACTCGACATCGTCTGGACCGACTGA
- a CDS encoding fumarylacetoacetate hydrolase family protein, giving the protein MKLMRVGQAGNEKPALLDADGKIRDLSGHVADIGGEVITPAGLAKIAAIDPKSLPELMPGRIGACVAGTGKFICIGLNYSDHAAETGATVPPEPIIFMKATSAIVGPNDDVIIPRGSEKTDWEVELGVVIGKTAKYVTEAEALDYVAGYCVSNDVSERAFQTERSGQWTKGKSCDTFGPIGPWLVTKDEVPEPQNLGMWLTVNGQKMQNGSSKTMVYGVAFLVSYLSQFMSLHPGDVISTGTPPGVGMGLKPPRYLKAGDVVELGIEGLGTQKQTFVADR; this is encoded by the coding sequence ATGAAGCTGATGCGTGTTGGCCAAGCAGGCAATGAAAAACCCGCGCTTCTCGACGCCGATGGCAAGATCCGCGATCTCTCCGGCCATGTCGCCGATATCGGCGGCGAGGTGATCACGCCGGCCGGTCTGGCAAAGATAGCGGCGATCGATCCGAAGAGCCTTCCGGAACTTATGCCTGGCCGCATCGGCGCCTGTGTCGCCGGCACCGGCAAATTCATCTGCATCGGCTTGAATTATTCGGATCATGCTGCCGAAACCGGCGCCACCGTTCCGCCCGAGCCGATCATCTTCATGAAAGCAACATCGGCAATCGTCGGGCCGAACGACGATGTCATCATTCCCCGCGGTTCGGAAAAGACCGATTGGGAAGTCGAACTCGGCGTCGTCATCGGCAAGACTGCCAAATATGTAACGGAAGCCGAAGCGCTGGATTATGTCGCCGGTTATTGCGTCTCCAACGACGTTTCCGAGCGCGCCTTCCAGACCGAGCGGTCCGGGCAATGGACGAAGGGCAAATCCTGCGACACCTTTGGCCCGATCGGCCCATGGCTCGTGACCAAGGACGAGGTTCCGGAACCGCAGAACCTCGGCATGTGGCTGACGGTCAACGGCCAGAAGATGCAGAACGGCTCGTCGAAGACCATGGTTTACGGCGTGGCTTTCCTGGTCTCCTACCTCAGCCAGTTCATGTCGCTGCATCCCGGCGACGTGATCTCAACCGGCACGCCTCCGGGCGTCGGCATGGGCCTCAAGCCGCCGCGTTATCTCAAGGCCGGCGATGTGGTCGAACTTGGTATCGAAGGTCTCGGCACACAGAAGCAGACCTTCGTAGCGGACCGTTAA
- a CDS encoding polyhydroxyalkanoate depolymerase yields the protein MFYQLYELNHAAMAPFRAAADIMRFAYANPLNPFSHTPLGRTMAASLEMFERTTRRYGKPEFGLKQTAIGDRMVSVREEIVWSRPFCNLLHFARSVPAARGNDPRILIVAPMSGHYATLLRGTVEALLPSADVYITDWIDARMVPMTEGTFDFDDYVDYVIEMLHFLGHDTHVIAVCQPSVPVLAAAAVMEEANDPLSPASMTLMGGPIDTRINPTAVNKLAQERSLQWFSDNVIMNVPWPQPGFMRPVYPGFLQLSGFMSMNLDRHLVAHKEFFMHLVKNDGEPEKHRDFYDEYLAVMDLTAEFYLQTVEQVFIRHSLPKGELMHRGKRVDPAAIRKVALLTVEGENDDISGVGQTKAAQTICVNIPEDMRMHYLQPDVGHYGVFNGSRFRREIAPRILDFVRQHSRSAVKPPVPRVIKGGRTA from the coding sequence TTGTTTTATCAGCTTTATGAATTGAACCATGCCGCCATGGCGCCGTTTCGCGCCGCGGCCGATATCATGCGATTTGCCTATGCCAATCCGCTGAACCCGTTTTCTCATACGCCGCTCGGCCGGACGATGGCGGCCAGCCTTGAAATGTTCGAACGCACGACGCGCCGTTACGGCAAGCCGGAATTCGGACTGAAGCAGACGGCGATCGGCGATCGGATGGTTTCCGTCCGCGAAGAGATCGTCTGGTCGCGGCCCTTCTGCAATCTCCTGCATTTCGCCCGCAGTGTTCCAGCCGCCCGCGGCAACGATCCGCGCATTCTGATTGTCGCGCCGATGTCCGGCCATTATGCGACGCTGCTGCGAGGCACGGTGGAGGCGCTGCTGCCGAGCGCCGATGTCTACATCACCGACTGGATCGACGCCCGCATGGTGCCGATGACGGAAGGCACCTTCGATTTCGACGATTATGTCGATTACGTCATCGAGATGCTGCATTTCCTCGGTCACGACACCCATGTCATCGCCGTCTGTCAGCCTTCCGTTCCGGTACTGGCTGCGGCTGCGGTGATGGAGGAAGCCAATGATCCGCTGTCGCCGGCGTCGATGACGCTGATGGGCGGCCCGATCGACACGCGCATCAACCCGACGGCGGTCAACAAACTCGCCCAGGAGCGGTCGCTGCAGTGGTTCTCCGACAATGTCATCATGAACGTGCCCTGGCCGCAGCCGGGCTTCATGCGCCCGGTCTATCCGGGATTCCTGCAGCTTTCGGGATTCATGTCGATGAATCTCGACCGGCATCTCGTCGCCCACAAGGAATTCTTCATGCATCTCGTGAAGAACGACGGCGAACCGGAAAAACATCGCGATTTCTATGACGAATATCTCGCCGTCATGGATCTGACCGCTGAATTCTACCTGCAGACGGTCGAGCAGGTCTTCATCAGGCATTCGCTGCCGAAGGGCGAACTGATGCATCGCGGCAAACGTGTCGATCCGGCAGCGATCCGCAAGGTGGCGCTTCTGACCGTCGAAGGTGAGAATGACGATATCTCGGGGGTCGGCCAGACCAAGGCGGCGCAGACGATCTGCGTCAACATTCCCGAAGATATGCGCATGCATTACCTGCAGCCGGATGTCGGCCATTATGGTGTATTCAACGGCTCGCGGTTCCGCCGCGAGATCGCGCCGCGCATCCTCGATTTCGTCCGTCAGCATTCCCGTTCTGCCGTCAAGCCTCCGGTCCCGCGTGTCATCAAGGGCGGGCGGACAGCCTAA
- a CDS encoding DUF2852 domain-containing protein has translation MNQSALLRPDWTPATIALMIIGFMVFWPLGLAMLAYIIFGDRLRGFKRDVNQATDGFFASCRRSNGRHRPHFSTGNVAFDDWRKAEIDRIEEERRKLDEMREEFDAYMRELRRAKDQEEFDRFMRDRKNAKRDDNGPVAEYQTP, from the coding sequence ATGAACCAGTCAGCATTGCTTCGACCGGATTGGACTCCGGCTACCATTGCCCTGATGATTATCGGCTTCATGGTTTTCTGGCCTCTGGGTCTTGCCATGCTTGCCTACATCATCTTCGGCGACCGCCTGCGCGGCTTCAAGCGTGACGTCAACCAGGCGACCGATGGCTTCTTTGCCTCCTGCCGCCGCTCGAACGGCCGTCACCGCCCGCATTTCTCGACCGGCAACGTCGCCTTCGACGACTGGCGCAAGGCCGAGATCGACCGGATCGAGGAAGAGCGCCGCAAGCTCGATGAAATGCGCGAGGAATTCGACGCCTATATGCGCGAACTTCGCCGCGCCAAGGACCAGGAAGAGTTCGATCGCTTCATGCGTGACCGCAAGAACGCCAAGCGTGACGACAATGGCCCGGTCGCCGAATACCAGACGCCTTGA
- a CDS encoding M48 family metallopeptidase, with the protein MFSLLKTRPKARKPAPPETRTLEVAGRLMPLTIKQHDRATRITLRIEPGGRALKMTVPKGLAAREVNAFLDRHQGWLLTKLAKFSTDAGLRDGGEILFRGVSHRIQHTGSLRGLTEAVLVDGRPVLRVSGMEEHVGRRIASFLKKEARAELVKLATMHAATIRAPIRSISMKDTRSRWGSCSSEGNLSFSWRIVMAPPSVIDYLAAHEVAHLKEMNHGPHFWALCKKLCPGMEEAKSWLKRHGSQLHAIDFD; encoded by the coding sequence ATGTTCTCGCTTCTGAAGACAAGGCCGAAAGCGCGGAAACCGGCGCCGCCCGAAACCCGGACGCTTGAGGTGGCCGGCCGGCTGATGCCGTTGACCATCAAGCAGCATGACCGGGCGACGCGCATCACCTTGCGCATCGAGCCGGGCGGCCGGGCCTTGAAGATGACGGTGCCGAAAGGTCTTGCTGCACGCGAGGTCAATGCCTTTCTCGATCGGCACCAGGGTTGGCTGCTGACCAAACTTGCCAAGTTTTCGACCGATGCCGGCTTGCGCGACGGCGGCGAAATTCTCTTTCGCGGCGTTTCCCATCGCATTCAGCATACCGGCAGCTTGCGTGGGCTGACGGAGGCGGTTTTGGTGGACGGCAGACCGGTGCTGCGGGTCAGCGGAATGGAGGAACATGTCGGACGGCGCATCGCATCCTTTCTCAAGAAGGAGGCGCGCGCCGAACTGGTGAAGTTGGCGACCATGCACGCCGCAACGATCCGGGCGCCGATCCGCTCGATCTCGATGAAGGATACGCGCAGCCGCTGGGGCTCCTGCTCGTCGGAAGGAAATCTGAGCTTTTCCTGGCGCATCGTCATGGCGCCGCCCTCGGTGATCGACTATCTCGCCGCCCACGAAGTTGCCCATCTCAAGGAGATGAACCACGGGCCTCACTTCTGGGCGCTTTGCAAGAAGCTTTGCCCCGGCATGGAGGAAGCGAAATCCTGGCTGAAGCGGCACGGAAGCCAGCTGCACGCCATTGATTTCGACTGA
- a CDS encoding phosphoribosylanthranilate isomerase, which produces MKPDIKICGLKTPEAIDRALKRGATHIGFIFFEKSPRYIEPDLAGKLAEPARGKAKIVAVVVDPSNDELDEIVSLLKPDILQLHGNESPEHVLTIKALYGLPVMKVFSVRTADDLKRVEAYIGIADRFLFDAKAPKGSELPGGNGISFDWSLLSWLDGSIDYMLSGGLNKDNVADALVKTKARGIDVSSGVETAPGVKSVTMIDEFFDAVEEADAPVMASGS; this is translated from the coding sequence ATGAAACCCGATATCAAGATCTGTGGCTTGAAGACGCCAGAAGCGATCGATCGTGCGCTGAAACGCGGCGCGACCCATATCGGTTTTATCTTCTTCGAAAAGAGCCCTCGTTACATCGAGCCGGACCTGGCGGGTAAACTGGCCGAGCCCGCGCGTGGCAAGGCGAAGATCGTCGCCGTCGTCGTCGATCCCAGCAACGACGAGCTTGATGAGATCGTCTCGCTGTTGAAGCCGGATATTCTGCAGCTGCACGGCAATGAGAGCCCCGAACATGTGCTGACGATCAAGGCGCTCTATGGCCTGCCGGTCATGAAAGTCTTTTCCGTGCGCACGGCCGACGATCTGAAGCGCGTCGAAGCCTATATCGGCATCGCCGACCGTTTCCTGTTCGACGCGAAAGCGCCGAAGGGTTCGGAACTGCCGGGTGGCAACGGCATTTCCTTCGACTGGAGCCTTTTGAGCTGGCTCGACGGCAGCATCGACTACATGCTGTCCGGCGGGCTGAACAAGGACAATGTCGCGGATGCGCTTGTGAAGACCAAGGCACGTGGTATCGACGTCTCCTCGGGCGTCGAAACTGCGCCTGGCGTGAAGAGCGTCACAATGATCGATGAATTTTTCGATGCGGTCGAAGAGGCGGATGCGCCTGTCATGGCCTCAGGGAGTTGA
- the trpB gene encoding tryptophan synthase subunit beta: MNETPKPNSFRSGPDEDGRFGIYGGRFVAETLMPLILDLQDEWNKAKNDPAFQAELKHLGAHYIGRPSPLYFAERLTAELGGAKIYFKREELNHTGSHKINNCIGQILLAKRMGKTRIIAETGAGQHGVASATVAARFGLPCVVYMGATDVERQAPNVFRMKLLGAEVKPVTAGSGTLKDAMNEALRDWVTNVEDTYYLIGTAAGPHPYPEMVRDFQSVIGTEAKEQMLAAEGRLPDLVIAAVGGGSNAIGIFHPFLDDPTVKIVGVEAGGKGLQGDEHCASITAGSPGVLHGNRTYLLQDGDGQIKEGHSISAGLDYPGIGPEHSWLNDTGRVDYVPIMDHEALEAFQTLTRLEGIIPALEPSHAIAEVIKRAPKMGKDEIILMNLSGRGDKDIFTVGKILGMGL; this comes from the coding sequence GTGAACGAAACGCCTAAACCGAATTCCTTCCGTTCCGGGCCTGATGAAGACGGCCGCTTCGGCATTTATGGCGGTCGTTTCGTTGCCGAAACATTGATGCCTTTGATCCTCGATCTGCAGGACGAGTGGAACAAGGCGAAGAACGATCCGGCATTCCAGGCCGAATTGAAGCATCTCGGCGCCCATTATATCGGCCGCCCGAGCCCGCTCTATTTCGCCGAGCGGCTGACGGCCGAACTCGGCGGCGCCAAGATCTATTTCAAGCGCGAGGAGCTGAACCACACCGGCTCGCACAAGATCAACAACTGCATCGGCCAGATCCTGCTCGCCAAGCGCATGGGCAAGACCCGCATCATCGCCGAAACCGGCGCCGGCCAGCACGGCGTCGCCTCGGCCACCGTTGCCGCCCGCTTCGGCCTTCCCTGCGTCGTCTATATGGGCGCGACCGACGTCGAGCGTCAGGCGCCGAACGTTTTCCGCATGAAGCTACTCGGCGCGGAAGTGAAGCCGGTGACGGCCGGCAGCGGCACGCTGAAGGACGCCATGAACGAGGCGCTCCGCGATTGGGTCACCAATGTCGAGGATACCTACTATCTGATCGGAACGGCGGCCGGTCCGCATCCCTATCCGGAGATGGTCCGCGATTTCCAGTCGGTGATCGGCACGGAAGCGAAAGAGCAGATGCTGGCAGCCGAAGGCCGCCTGCCGGATCTCGTCATCGCTGCCGTCGGCGGCGGGTCGAATGCGATCGGCATTTTCCATCCTTTCCTCGATGATCCCACCGTGAAGATCGTCGGCGTCGAAGCCGGCGGCAAGGGTCTGCAGGGCGACGAACATTGCGCGTCGATCACCGCCGGTTCGCCGGGTGTGCTGCACGGCAACCGCACCTATCTGTTGCAGGATGGCGACGGCCAGATCAAGGAAGGCCATTCGATTTCGGCCGGTCTCGATTATCCCGGCATCGGCCCCGAACATTCCTGGCTGAACGATACCGGCCGCGTCGACTATGTGCCGATCATGGATCACGAAGCGCTGGAGGCTTTCCAGACGCTGACCCGCCTCGAGGGCATCATCCCGGCGCTCGAGCCCTCGCACGCGATTGCCGAGGTGATCAAGCGCGCGCCGAAGATGGGCAAGGACGAGATCATCCTGATGAACCTCTCCGGCCGCGGCGACAAGGATATCTTCACCGTCGGCAAGATTCTGGGAATGGGACTGTAA
- the trpA gene encoding tryptophan synthase subunit alpha translates to MTARMDKRFAELKAEGRPALVTYFMGGDPDYDTSLGIMKALPEAGSDIIELGMPFSDPMADGPAIQLAGQRALKGGQTLKKTLQLAADFRKSDDATPIVMMGYYNPIYIYGVETFLDDAIAAGIDGLIVVDLPPEMDDELCIPAIRKGINFIRLATPTTDEKRLPKVLKNTSGFVYYVSMNGITGSALPDPSLVSGAVERIKQHTQLPVCVGFGVKTAEHAKVIGASADGVVVGTAIVNQVATSLTSDGKATADTVQAVATLVRGLSTGTRSARLVAAE, encoded by the coding sequence ATGACCGCACGCATGGACAAACGCTTTGCCGAGCTGAAGGCCGAGGGCCGTCCGGCGCTTGTGACCTATTTCATGGGCGGCGATCCTGATTACGATACCTCTCTCGGCATCATGAAAGCGCTGCCGGAGGCCGGCTCCGACATTATCGAGCTCGGCATGCCCTTTTCCGATCCGATGGCCGACGGCCCGGCGATCCAGCTCGCCGGCCAGCGTGCGCTGAAAGGCGGCCAGACGCTGAAGAAGACGTTGCAGCTGGCGGCGGATTTCCGCAAATCCGATGACGCGACGCCGATCGTGATGATGGGCTACTACAATCCGATCTATATTTACGGCGTCGAGACATTCCTCGACGATGCGATTGCTGCCGGCATCGACGGCCTGATCGTCGTCGATCTGCCGCCTGAGATGGACGACGAGCTCTGCATTCCGGCGATCCGCAAAGGCATCAATTTCATCCGCCTGGCGACGCCGACGACGGATGAGAAACGCCTGCCGAAGGTTTTGAAGAACACCTCCGGCTTCGTCTATTATGTCTCGATGAACGGCATCACCGGTTCGGCGCTGCCGGATCCGTCGTTGGTTTCGGGCGCGGTCGAACGCATCAAGCAGCACACGCAACTGCCCGTCTGCGTCGGCTTCGGCGTCAAGACGGCGGAACATGCAAAGGTCATCGGCGCTTCGGCCGATGGCGTCGTCGTCGGCACCGCCATCGTCAATCAGGTCGCGACGAGCCTGACGAGTGACGGCAAGGCGACGGCGGACACGGTTCAGGCCGTTGCCACGCTGGTGCGCGGCCTTTCCACGGGAACACGTTCGGCGCGCCTTGTTGCTGCCGAATAG
- the accD gene encoding acetyl-CoA carboxylase, carboxyltransferase subunit beta: MNWITNYVRPRINSMLGRREVPENLWIKCPETGEMVFHKDLEGNKWVIPASGYHMKMPAKARLADLFDNGDYESLPQPKVAQDPLKFRDSKKYSDRLRDSRLKTEQEDTILAGLGKVQGLKLVAVVHEFNFIGGSLGMAAGEAIVKAFERATSEKCPLVMFPASGGARMQEGILSLMQLPRTTVAVDLLKESGQPYIVVLTNPTTGGVTASYAMLGDIHLAEPGAEIGFAGKRVIEQTLREKLPEGFQTSEYLLEHGMVDMVVKRHDIPETLARVLKILTKKPVSVANNMNSGAIALAASA, encoded by the coding sequence TTGAACTGGATCACCAACTACGTTCGCCCGCGGATCAATTCCATGCTGGGCCGTCGCGAAGTGCCGGAGAACCTCTGGATCAAGTGCCCGGAAACCGGCGAGATGGTCTTCCACAAGGATCTTGAAGGCAACAAATGGGTTATTCCGGCCTCCGGCTATCACATGAAGATGCCGGCTAAGGCCCGCCTGGCCGATCTGTTCGACAATGGTGACTATGAATCGCTGCCGCAGCCGAAGGTCGCCCAGGACCCGCTGAAATTCCGCGATTCGAAGAAATACAGCGATCGCCTGCGCGACAGCCGCCTGAAGACCGAACAGGAGGATACCATCCTCGCCGGCCTCGGGAAGGTGCAAGGCCTGAAGCTCGTCGCGGTCGTGCACGAATTCAACTTCATCGGCGGTTCGCTCGGCATGGCTGCCGGCGAGGCCATCGTCAAGGCGTTCGAGCGTGCGACGTCTGAAAAGTGCCCGCTGGTAATGTTCCCCGCTTCCGGCGGCGCGCGCATGCAGGAAGGCATCTTGTCGCTGATGCAGCTGCCGCGCACGACGGTTGCCGTCGACCTGCTGAAGGAATCCGGTCAGCCCTATATCGTCGTCCTGACCAATCCGACCACAGGCGGCGTCACGGCCTCCTATGCTATGCTCGGCGATATTCATCTGGCTGAGCCGGGCGCCGAAATCGGCTTTGCCGGCAAGCGCGTCATCGAGCAGACCTTGCGCGAAAAACTGCCCGAAGGCTTCCAGACCTCCGAATACCTGCTGGAGCATGGTATGGTCGATATGGTCGTCAAACGTCACGATATCCCGGAAACGCTGGCGCGCGTCCTGAAGATCCTGACGAAGAAGCCGGTGTCAGTGGCGAACAACATGAATAGCGGCGCGATCGCCCTGGCGGCGAGCGCCTGA
- a CDS encoding bifunctional folylpolyglutamate synthase/dihydrofolate synthase, with protein MIPRGQTAVSEAAQEIDKLMGLHPKGFDLSLDRITRLLDQLGNPHRKLPPVIHVAGTNGKGSVTAFCRALLEAGGYSAHVHTSPHLVNWHERYRIGVKGGRGQLVDDAVFADALRRVADANAGQHITVFEILTAVTFILFSEQPADAAIIEVGLGGRFDATNVISDPAVSVIMPISLDHQPYLGDRVELIAAEKAGIMKPGLPVVIGHQEYDAALDVLMSTAERLHCPSAVFGQDFMAHEEYGRLVYQDEFGLADLPLPRLPGRHQYANAAAAIRAVKAAGFTVTETMMEKAMNSVEWPGRLQRLGEGRLLQHAPAGAEIWIDGGHNPGAGEVIAEAMANFEERQSRPLFLIIGMINTKDPVGYFKAFAGLVEKVFCVPIRNSDAMIDPVILSNAAYDAGLVAEPMSTVGDALEAIKAVLDPEGLPPRILVGGSLYLVGDVLSDNGTPPK; from the coding sequence ATGATACCCAGGGGCCAAACCGCGGTGAGTGAGGCAGCACAGGAGATCGACAAGCTCATGGGATTGCATCCCAAGGGTTTTGATCTGTCTCTCGATCGCATCACCCGTCTTCTCGATCAACTCGGCAATCCGCACCGGAAACTGCCGCCGGTGATCCATGTCGCCGGCACCAACGGCAAGGGGTCGGTCACCGCCTTCTGCCGCGCTTTGCTCGAAGCCGGCGGCTACAGCGCTCATGTTCACACCTCGCCGCATCTCGTCAATTGGCACGAGCGTTATCGCATCGGCGTTAAGGGCGGCCGCGGGCAGCTTGTCGATGACGCCGTCTTTGCCGATGCCTTGCGCCGTGTGGCCGATGCCAATGCCGGACAGCACATCACTGTCTTCGAAATCCTGACGGCGGTCACCTTCATCCTGTTTTCCGAACAGCCGGCCGATGCCGCGATCATCGAAGTCGGCCTCGGCGGCCGGTTCGATGCCACCAATGTCATTTCCGACCCGGCCGTCTCGGTGATCATGCCGATCTCGCTGGATCACCAGCCCTATCTCGGCGACAGGGTCGAGCTGATCGCCGCCGAAAAGGCCGGCATCATGAAGCCGGGACTTCCCGTCGTCATCGGCCACCAGGAATATGACGCCGCACTCGACGTGCTGATGTCGACGGCCGAACGGCTGCATTGCCCGAGTGCCGTCTTCGGGCAGGATTTCATGGCGCATGAGGAATATGGCCGGCTCGTCTATCAGGACGAATTCGGTCTGGCCGACCTGCCGCTGCCGCGCCTTCCCGGCCGCCATCAATATGCCAATGCCGCCGCCGCCATCCGCGCCGTCAAGGCGGCGGGTTTCACCGTCACCGAGACGATGATGGAAAAGGCGATGAATTCGGTGGAATGGCCGGGCCGGCTGCAGCGCCTCGGCGAAGGCCGGCTGCTGCAACATGCGCCCGCCGGCGCCGAGATCTGGATCGATGGCGGGCACAATCCCGGTGCCGGCGAGGTGATCGCCGAAGCCATGGCCAATTTCGAAGAGCGCCAGTCCCGGCCGCTTTTCCTGATCATCGGCATGATCAACACCAAGGACCCGGTCGGCTATTTCAAGGCCTTTGCCGGCTTGGTCGAGAAGGTTTTCTGCGTACCGATCCGCAACAGCGATGCGATGATCGACCCGGTGATCTTGTCGAACGCCGCCTACGATGCCGGCCTGGTTGCCGAACCGATGTCGACTGTCGGCGATGCGTTGGAAGCCATAAAAGCCGTCCTTGATCCGGAGGGTCTACCCCCGCGTATCCTCGTCGGCGGCTCTCTCTATCTCGTCGGCGATGTGCTTTCCGACAACGGCACGCCTCCGAAGTGA
- the trxA gene encoding thioredoxin yields MATVKVDINNFQSEVLESAEPVVVDFWAEWCGPCKMIAPSLEEISVEMEGKVKVAKLNIDENPELAAQFGVRSIPTLAIFKGGEVADISVGAKAKTALSNWISSAA; encoded by the coding sequence ATGGCTACCGTGAAAGTCGATATCAACAATTTCCAGTCGGAAGTTCTGGAATCCGCAGAGCCCGTCGTCGTCGATTTCTGGGCTGAATGGTGCGGCCCGTGCAAGATGATTGCGCCGAGCCTTGAAGAAATCTCCGTCGAGATGGAAGGCAAGGTCAAGGTCGCCAAGCTGAATATCGATGAGAACCCGGAACTCGCCGCACAGTTCGGTGTGCGCTCCATTCCGACGCTGGCAATTTTCAAGGGCGGCGAAGTCGCCGATATTTCTGTCGGCGCCAAGGCGAAGACCGCGCTTTCGAACTGGATTTCCAGCGCCGCCTGA